A segment of the Anaerolineae bacterium genome:
TCGAACAAAGCAAGCATTTACCCGTTCAGCATTGGGGGTTCAAAGATGTGGGTTTACCACCCGAACAAATGAAAGACCTGGTGCGGCGCATGAAAGAAGCCGGAAAAGTTACCTACCTGGAGGTTGTCAGCTTATCCGAAGCCGAAGGATTGCGCGGCGCTCAGATCGCTGTCGAAGCTGGCTTTGACATCCTGATGGGAACCGTCTATTTTGACTCGATCCATCAGTATCTCAAAGACAAGCCGGTCAAATATTATCCCTTCCCAGGACATGTCCATTCCCATCCTTCCATCCTGGACGGGACGATTGAGGAAATCGTCAGGCATGCCCAACAATTGGAAGCTAAGGGAGTGGATGGCATGGATTTACTTGCCTATCGCTATGTAGGCGATGCGCGCCAGTTGCTAAAAGAAGTGGTGGCCGCGACTCATGTGCCGATTGTCTCGGCGGGTAGTGTGGCAAGCTTCCAGCGCATTGCCGAGATTTGGGAAGCCGGTGCATGGGGCTTCACCATTGGCAGTGCGTTTTTTGAAGGAAAATTCGTACCCGGTGGAGATTTTACGCAAAATATCAAAGCAGTGAGCAACTGGTTAGCAAACACTGCCGAGAGCGAAGTAACGAAGTATCTATAAGCTCATCCCCGGCCGGTCAACGAGGTTTTTATGCGCTATGTAATCGGGTGTGATGTAGGCTCTCAGTCGGTCAAGGCGATTTTGCTCTCTGAGGAGGGTGAGATCATCGCCGAAGCCAGCTCAGATTATCCTATCGAATACCCACAGCCCACCTGGGCGCAACAGGAGGCACGCGACTGGGAAAAGGCAACCAATGAAGCAATTGCCAAAATCGTCCAGGAGAGCGGTGTCTCCAAAGA
Coding sequences within it:
- a CDS encoding 4-hydroxythreonine-4-phosphate dehydrogenase, with product MKPELIVMLTHNDVTVSNAIELFEQSKHLPVQHWGFKDVGLPPEQMKDLVRRMKEAGKVTYLEVVSLSEAEGLRGAQIAVEAGFDILMGTVYFDSIHQYLKDKPVKYYPFPGHVHSHPSILDGTIEEIVRHAQQLEAKGVDGMDLLAYRYVGDARQLLKEVVAATHVPIVSAGSVASFQRIAEIWEAGAWGFTIGSAFFEGKFVPGGDFTQNIKAVSNWLANTAESEVTKYL